Proteins co-encoded in one Chlorogloeopsis sp. ULAP01 genomic window:
- a CDS encoding DNA double-strand break repair nuclease NurA, whose product MLDLNKLARQMQGLSQHLTLEAAASRQRLELAQQYLCKAYDSQAELVQQQEKWRDRILFANATPLEPLNTCIDIPVPPKVHTVIATDGSQIAPNHHEIAYCYLLNIGRVVLHYGQNKHPLLDSLPEVFYRPEDLYVSRQWGIRTEEWMSYRRTASEAMVLAELACSVVEDTETRGHGDTENQEDKGTQGHGDTGNEENKGTREDNTLTSPSSLSSPSPNTPSRIPTLAMVDGSLIYWFLEQLPFDARDRILPPILEAWRQMRDAQIPLMGYLSASRNIEGINFLRLLACTHPAPDCMSFCPNQLDKVPCKVFEPLRDSTLWATQLKPGQRSPLWRSNARILDLYQGEQVYFCYVHVGAEIARIEVPAWVAENKPLFDESLGLMLAQVQKGYGYPVAIAEAHNQAVVRGGDRTRFFALLERQMIKAGLRNVGTSFKEARKRGSIA is encoded by the coding sequence ATGCTTGACCTTAACAAACTCGCCCGCCAAATGCAGGGTTTGAGCCAACATCTGACGCTAGAAGCTGCTGCTAGTCGCCAACGTTTAGAATTAGCCCAACAATATCTCTGCAAAGCTTATGATTCTCAAGCGGAATTAGTACAGCAACAGGAAAAATGGCGCGATCGCATTCTCTTTGCCAATGCCACCCCCCTCGAACCACTTAATACCTGCATTGATATTCCCGTTCCTCCTAAAGTTCATACTGTCATCGCTACCGACGGTTCTCAAATTGCTCCCAACCACCACGAAATCGCCTATTGCTACCTCCTCAATATTGGCAGAGTCGTCTTACACTATGGACAAAATAAACACCCGCTTCTAGATAGTTTGCCAGAGGTATTTTATCGTCCAGAGGATTTATACGTTTCTCGTCAATGGGGAATCAGAACTGAAGAGTGGATGAGTTATCGCCGTACTGCTAGTGAAGCAATGGTGTTGGCAGAACTAGCCTGTAGTGTAGTAGAGGACACGGAGACACGGGGACACGGAGACACGGAGAATCAAGAGGACAAAGGGACACAGGGACACGGAGACACGGGGAATGAAGAGAACAAGGGGACAAGGGAAGATAATACCCTAACTTCCCCATCTTCCCTATCTTCCCCATCTCCAAACACCCCATCCCGAATCCCTACCCTCGCAATGGTGGATGGTTCGTTAATTTACTGGTTTTTAGAACAATTACCCTTTGATGCACGCGATCGCATCTTACCCCCTATCCTCGAAGCTTGGCGGCAAATGCGTGATGCTCAAATTCCCCTCATGGGCTATCTGAGTGCTTCTCGCAATATAGAAGGAATAAACTTTTTACGTCTTTTAGCCTGTACCCATCCCGCACCCGACTGCATGAGTTTTTGTCCAAATCAACTGGATAAGGTTCCTTGCAAGGTATTTGAACCACTCCGGGATTCTACCCTTTGGGCAACACAACTTAAACCGGGGCAACGTAGCCCTCTGTGGCGTAGTAATGCCCGTATTCTCGACTTATATCAAGGAGAACAGGTTTACTTTTGTTATGTTCACGTTGGTGCAGAAATTGCCCGAATCGAAGTGCCTGCTTGGGTAGCTGAAAACAAACCTTTATTTGACGAATCACTAGGATTGATGTTGGCACAAGTACAAAAAGGATACGGTTATCCAGTGGCTATAGCCGAAGCGCATAATCAGGCAGTGGTGCGTGGTGGAGATAGAACACGTTTCTTTGCTCTTTTAGAAAGACAGATGATTAAAGCTGGTTTAAGGAATGTGGGAACTTCTTTCAAAGAAGCACGCAAGCGAGGGAGTATTGCATAA
- a CDS encoding phosphoadenylyl-sulfate reductase gives MVVAQNNLNIAALEAEYNQKTPREILKFALETFNNISISFSGAEDVVLIDMASKITNNFRVFTLDTGRLHSETYQFLDKVREHYGIKLEVMFPDAAEVQALVEEKGLFSFYQDGHKECCGIRKVKPLRRKLNTLDAWITGQRKDQSPSTRNYIPVIEVDTAFSTEDHQLIKFNPLANWSSAQVWEYIRALDVPYNKLHERGFISIGCEPCTRPVLPNQHEREGRWWWEESTAKECGLHIGNLQK, from the coding sequence ATGGTAGTCGCCCAAAATAATTTAAATATTGCCGCCTTAGAAGCAGAATATAATCAAAAAACACCACGAGAAATTCTCAAATTTGCCCTGGAAACCTTTAACAATATCTCGATTTCCTTTAGTGGTGCAGAGGATGTTGTCCTCATTGATATGGCATCAAAAATTACCAATAACTTCCGCGTTTTTACCCTTGATACTGGACGCTTGCATTCAGAAACCTATCAGTTTTTGGATAAAGTAAGAGAACATTATGGTATTAAATTAGAAGTAATGTTCCCGGATGCAGCAGAAGTACAAGCCCTAGTAGAAGAAAAGGGATTATTTAGCTTTTATCAGGATGGTCACAAAGAATGCTGTGGTATACGGAAAGTAAAGCCCCTGCGCCGCAAACTTAATACCCTTGATGCCTGGATCACAGGTCAACGCAAAGACCAAAGCCCCAGTACCCGTAATTATATCCCTGTAATTGAAGTTGACACCGCTTTCTCTACCGAAGACCATCAATTAATTAAGTTCAATCCTTTAGCAAATTGGTCTTCTGCACAGGTGTGGGAATATATACGTGCTTTAGATGTGCCTTACAATAAATTACACGAACGCGGTTTTATCAGCATTGGTTGCGAACCCTGCACAAGACCTGTATTACCCAACCAGCACGAGCGTGAAGGGCGCTGGTGGTGGGAAGAATCCACAGCCAAAGAATGCGGTTTACACATAGGTAACTTACAAAAGTAG
- a CDS encoding Rieske 2Fe-2S domain-containing protein, which yields METQFSWTKQWYPISPLSYLDPDSPNSVTLLGKKLVIWRDKNQKWVVMDDFCPHKLAQLSLGSINEDGNLMCRHHGWCFNTEGECTRIPMLTGSAEETACHSLKSHVTTYPTQIAQELLWVWPDDSTTAFEDCILKHPATIPECELDTSSGAWHMTEVPVGYTVSVESTFDPSHAQFLHEGIGYFSPKTTVPIQNFAVMGEMSAEEGFTLKHSGYNLLNKDMDATRKFTPPCANTTIYRYPNGKITLFQLYFVPTQPGYCRYIGKFISDGAAAPKNFLLEILPKYLRIGLQHLSTYKLSDQDLTVMHSQESIESSLHKKWQKAYFMPSPADIGIVTFRKWLDEFAGGSPGWAVSLESSAKDLNNEQLYDRWHRHTKLCSHCRNSVLFIEKARTYCQLGTGFLALLTLVFLLVGIPIKLVLTSTIIGVLSLLSSYILDDFKQLFLSSIPTRGLPWVKPYQSN from the coding sequence ATGGAAACTCAATTTTCATGGACTAAACAGTGGTATCCAATTAGCCCATTAAGCTATCTAGATCCTGATTCTCCAAATTCTGTCACACTTTTGGGCAAAAAACTGGTGATTTGGAGAGATAAAAATCAAAAGTGGGTAGTAATGGATGATTTTTGTCCTCACAAACTAGCACAGCTATCTCTGGGAAGTATCAATGAAGATGGCAACTTAATGTGCAGACACCACGGATGGTGTTTTAACACAGAAGGTGAATGCACCAGAATTCCGATGTTAACTGGTAGCGCAGAAGAAACTGCTTGCCATAGTTTAAAATCCCACGTTACTACCTATCCCACACAAATTGCTCAAGAACTTCTTTGGGTTTGGCCAGATGATAGTACAACAGCCTTTGAGGATTGTATCTTAAAGCATCCGGCTACCATCCCAGAATGCGAATTGGACACATCTTCTGGAGCATGGCACATGACAGAAGTTCCCGTTGGCTATACAGTATCTGTTGAAAGCACCTTTGATCCATCTCATGCTCAATTTCTGCACGAAGGAATTGGCTACTTTTCTCCCAAAACAACAGTGCCAATCCAAAATTTTGCAGTTATGGGAGAAATGTCTGCCGAAGAAGGTTTTACCCTTAAGCACTCAGGCTACAATCTCCTCAACAAAGATATGGACGCCACACGGAAGTTTACTCCGCCTTGTGCTAACACAACAATATATCGTTATCCGAATGGGAAAATTACTCTATTTCAGTTGTACTTTGTTCCCACGCAACCGGGTTACTGTAGATATATTGGCAAGTTTATTTCTGATGGCGCTGCGGCTCCAAAAAACTTTTTATTGGAGATTCTGCCAAAATATCTCCGCATCGGGTTACAACATTTATCTACATACAAGCTGAGTGACCAAGATTTAACAGTGATGCACTCTCAAGAGAGTATTGAGTCATCATTACACAAAAAATGGCAAAAGGCATACTTTATGCCTTCCCCTGCTGATATCGGTATTGTTACTTTCAGAAAATGGCTAGATGAATTTGCTGGAGGTAGCCCTGGTTGGGCAGTTTCTCTAGAAAGCAGTGCAAAAGACTTGAATAATGAACAGCTATATGACAGATGGCACAGACATACAAAGCTTTGTTCCCATTGCCGTAATTCTGTGCTGTTTATCGAAAAAGCGCGAACATATTGTCAGCTAGGTACTGGATTTTTGGCATTGTTAACATTGGTTTTCCTCTTAGTAGGTATTCCTATAAAGCTCGTGTTGACAAGCACAATTATTGGAGTTTTGAGTTTGTTATCCTCATATATTTTGGACGATTTCAAGCAACTTTTCTTGAGCAGTATCCCAACAAGAGGCTTACCTTGGGTGAAACCCTATCAGAGCAATTAA
- a CDS encoding glycoside hydrolase 100 family protein — protein MQLEDLVTIKSLENEAWEALEKTIMYYQGRPVGTVAALDGTVDALNYDQCFIRDFVSSGILFLIKGRTDIVRNFLEETLKLQPKEDQLDAYKPGRGMIPASFKAVSHNGEEYLEADFGEHAIARVTPVDSCLWWMILLKAYVAATKDYSLAYQPDFQYGIRLIMELCLATRFDMYPTLLVPDGACMIDRRLGIYGHPLEIQSLFYAALRAARDLLICNGNQDIVNAIDNRLPVLRAHIRKHYWIDLARLNAIYRYKGEEYGKGAVNQFNIYVDSLPYYELDRWLPKTGGYLAGNVGPSQLDTRFFALGNLMAIISDLASEEQSQAIMNLIEKRWQDLVGDMPMKIVFPALENEEYRMITGCDPKNIPWSYHNGGNWPVLMWMLAAAAVKTNRMCLAEKAIEIAQARLRDDEWPEYYDGKKGRLIGKQARKYQTWTITGLLLAKELINNPSMLPLVSFEPFTAEQVSRACEFEIDSFDS, from the coding sequence ATGCAACTAGAAGACTTGGTTACAATTAAATCTCTAGAAAATGAAGCATGGGAAGCACTAGAAAAAACAATTATGTACTATCAAGGGCGTCCTGTTGGAACAGTAGCTGCTCTTGATGGAACAGTAGACGCGCTCAATTACGATCAATGCTTTATTAGAGATTTTGTTTCTTCTGGCATACTATTTCTGATCAAAGGCAGAACAGATATTGTTCGTAACTTTCTCGAAGAAACTTTAAAGTTACAGCCTAAAGAGGATCAGTTAGATGCCTACAAACCAGGTCGAGGCATGATACCAGCTAGCTTCAAAGCAGTTTCTCATAATGGTGAAGAATATTTAGAAGCTGACTTTGGTGAACACGCGATCGCCAGAGTCACACCAGTAGATTCTTGTTTGTGGTGGATGATTTTATTAAAAGCTTATGTTGCCGCCACCAAAGATTACTCGTTAGCATATCAACCTGATTTTCAATACGGTATCAGGTTAATTATGGAGCTATGCTTGGCGACACGTTTTGATATGTATCCCACTTTGCTAGTTCCAGATGGTGCCTGTATGATTGACCGTCGTTTAGGAATTTATGGGCATCCGTTAGAAATTCAATCTCTCTTTTATGCAGCATTACGTGCTGCTCGTGACCTTTTAATTTGTAATGGTAATCAAGATATTGTTAACGCTATTGATAATCGCTTACCAGTTCTGCGCGCTCACATTCGCAAACATTATTGGATAGATTTAGCTCGCCTCAATGCTATTTATCGGTATAAAGGTGAAGAATATGGCAAGGGAGCAGTAAACCAGTTCAACATCTACGTAGACTCACTTCCCTATTATGAATTAGATAGGTGGCTGCCAAAAACAGGTGGTTATTTAGCAGGAAATGTTGGCCCATCACAGCTAGATACCCGCTTTTTTGCACTAGGAAATTTAATGGCAATTATTTCAGATCTTGCAAGCGAAGAGCAATCACAAGCTATTATGAATTTAATTGAAAAACGCTGGCAAGACCTAGTTGGAGATATGCCAATGAAAATCGTTTTCCCAGCATTGGAAAACGAAGAATATAGAATGATTACCGGCTGCGATCCCAAAAATATACCTTGGTCGTATCATAATGGCGGTAATTGGCCTGTCTTGATGTGGATGTTGGCTGCTGCTGCTGTAAAAACTAACAGAATGTGCCTGGCAGAAAAGGCTATTGAAATTGCCCAAGCACGCCTTAGAGATGATGAATGGCCAGAGTATTACGATGGTAAGAAGGGACGACTAATTGGCAAACAAGCCAGAAAATATCAAACCTGGACAATTACTGGATTATTACTGGCAAAAGAATTGATAAACAATCCTTCAATGTTACCTTTAGTTAGTTTTGAACCATTTACAGCAGAACAGGTTTCTAGAGCTTGTGAATTTGAAATTGACAGTTTTGATAGCTAG
- a CDS encoding type II toxin-antitoxin system HicB family antitoxin has translation MSKEFNVIIERDSEGYFVASVPSLPGCHTQAKSLDELMERIREAIELCLEVEEDQTEKLEFVGVQRVSVEV, from the coding sequence ATGAGCAAAGAATTCAACGTCATCATAGAACGTGATTCTGAGGGCTACTTTGTTGCTTCTGTGCCTAGTCTTCCTGGATGCCATACTCAAGCAAAGTCCTTAGATGAACTTATGGAACGCATCAGAGAAGCTATCGAGCTATGTTTAGAAGTAGAGGAAGACCAAACCGAAAAACTCGAATTTGTTGGCGTACAGAGAGTTTCGGTTGAGGTATGA
- a CDS encoding PspA/IM30 family protein: MEKQLYRISLIIQAIQNYVPNEIDINLEKLLDLAIEDMQEELLQLRQSLIPVMVRQKRTQQQYEQVQAEVNKWQKRARLAVQKNYDHLARQALEQKIFLPKMPRL, translated from the coding sequence ATGGAAAAACAGTTGTACCGTATAAGCCTAATAATTCAAGCTATTCAAAATTATGTTCCAAATGAAATTGACATTAATCTAGAAAAATTACTAGACCTTGCTATTGAGGATATGCAGGAAGAGTTACTCCAGTTGCGTCAATCTCTCATTCCTGTAATGGTGCGTCAAAAAAGAACCCAGCAACAGTACGAACAAGTACAAGCCGAGGTAAATAAGTGGCAGAAACGTGCCAGATTAGCAGTGCAAAAGAACTACGATCATCTGGCAAGGCAAGCGCTAGAACAAAAAATTTTTTTGCCGAAAATGCCAAGACTTTAA
- a CDS encoding Coenzyme F420 hydrogenase/dehydrogenase, beta subunit C-terminal domain — protein sequence MTSTLPHKKAKALKPNSRRPAKELCSECGLCDTYYIHYVKEACAFINQQIDDLEEQTHTRSRNLDNPDELYFGVHQEMMAARKTEPIPGAQWTGIVSTIAIEMLNRGMVEGVVCVQNTKEDRFQPMPIIARTPEEILAARVNKPTLSPNLSVLEQVEKSGMKRLLVIGVGCQIQALRAVEKKLGLEKLYVLGTPCVDNVNRAGLKKFLETTSKSPNTVVYYEFMQDFRVHFKHEDGSTETVPFFGLKTNQLKDVFAPSCMSCFDYVNSLADLVVGYMGAPFGWQWILVRNERGKEMLELVKDQIETQPVMSKGDRKAAVQQSIPAYDKGVTLPMWAAKLMGVVIEKIGPKGLEYARFSIDSHFTRNYLYVKRNHPQKLEEHVPEFAKRIVGQYKLPE from the coding sequence ATGACTTCTACGCTTCCTCACAAAAAAGCCAAAGCCCTCAAACCTAATAGCCGTCGTCCTGCCAAGGAACTATGTAGTGAATGCGGTCTATGCGATACATACTATATTCACTATGTCAAGGAAGCTTGCGCTTTTATTAATCAACAGATAGATGATCTTGAAGAACAAACCCATACTCGCTCCCGCAATTTGGATAACCCTGATGAACTCTATTTTGGTGTTCATCAAGAGATGATGGCGGCACGGAAAACTGAACCAATTCCTGGTGCTCAGTGGACGGGTATTGTTAGCACGATCGCGATTGAAATGCTAAATCGCGGCATGGTAGAAGGTGTTGTCTGTGTCCAAAATACTAAGGAAGATCGCTTTCAACCGATGCCGATTATTGCTCGTACTCCAGAAGAAATACTGGCAGCACGGGTAAATAAACCAACGCTTTCCCCGAATCTTTCCGTATTGGAACAGGTGGAAAAATCAGGGATGAAGCGGCTGTTGGTGATTGGTGTTGGCTGCCAAATTCAGGCGTTGCGTGCCGTGGAAAAAAAACTGGGTTTAGAAAAGCTCTACGTTTTGGGTACGCCTTGTGTAGACAATGTGAATCGGGCTGGGCTAAAAAAATTCCTAGAAACCACAAGCAAATCTCCCAATACAGTTGTGTATTACGAGTTTATGCAAGATTTTCGGGTTCACTTTAAGCACGAGGATGGATCAACAGAGACTGTGCCTTTCTTTGGCTTGAAGACAAACCAGCTTAAGGATGTGTTTGCCCCTTCGTGCATGAGTTGCTTTGATTACGTAAATTCTTTGGCTGATTTGGTTGTGGGTTATATGGGTGCGCCTTTTGGCTGGCAGTGGATTTTGGTTAGAAACGAACGCGGAAAAGAAATGCTGGAATTGGTAAAAGATCAGATCGAAACTCAGCCAGTGATGTCCAAAGGCGATCGCAAAGCTGCGGTGCAACAAAGTATACCAGCTTACGACAAAGGTGTAACTCTGCCGATGTGGGCAGCAAAACTCATGGGGGTGGTAATTGAAAAAATCGGCCCCAAAGGTTTAGAATATGCTCGTTTCTCGATTGATTCTCACTTCACCCGCAATTACTTGTATGTGAAGCGGAATCATCCACAGAAGTTAGAAGAGCATGTGCCAGAGTTTGCCAAGCGGATAGTTGGGCAGTACAAATTGCCTGAGTGA
- a CDS encoding glycosyltransferase gives MNLSVIIACYNAGDTIVMQLEALAQQKWSEPWEIIFADNGSTDETIASIEKFQNKIPNLRLVDASKKRGAAHARNVGVSIAKGKALAFCDADDIIAPSWVAAMGEALKKYDFVAGQKDYKKLNEPWVFECFGIQETGLHEAAGYLPFAGANNLGVKRSIHEAIGGFDESILGIEDVDYCWRIQQSGTKLHYIPEALIYFRFRHTLKGMYLRSWNMGCQEPLLYRKHLPKGMPRLITWKTFVKAAVVLPLHLLLKVRDKKSLGRWLMDFAWRTGQFKGCIQYGYNPFTQLNFG, from the coding sequence ATGAATTTGAGCGTAATTATAGCCTGTTATAACGCAGGCGATACAATTGTCATGCAATTAGAAGCACTGGCTCAACAAAAATGGTCTGAACCCTGGGAAATTATTTTTGCAGATAATGGTTCTACTGATGAAACAATTGCAAGTATAGAAAAATTTCAGAATAAGATACCTAATCTGAGATTGGTTGATGCTTCCAAAAAAAGAGGAGCAGCACACGCGCGTAATGTGGGTGTAAGTATTGCTAAAGGAAAGGCATTAGCATTTTGTGATGCAGACGATATCATTGCTCCTAGTTGGGTAGCAGCGATGGGAGAAGCACTCAAAAAGTATGACTTTGTTGCTGGGCAAAAGGATTATAAAAAACTCAACGAACCTTGGGTATTTGAATGCTTTGGCATCCAAGAAACTGGACTACACGAAGCCGCAGGTTATTTACCATTTGCGGGTGCCAATAATCTTGGAGTCAAGCGTTCTATTCATGAAGCGATCGGTGGTTTTGATGAATCAATTCTAGGCATTGAAGATGTTGATTATTGTTGGAGAATACAGCAATCAGGAACAAAACTACACTATATTCCAGAAGCTTTGATATATTTCCGATTTCGTCACACTTTAAAAGGAATGTATCTGCGCAGCTGGAACATGGGTTGTCAAGAACCATTGTTGTATAGAAAGCATTTACCAAAAGGTATGCCTAGACTAATCACATGGAAAACTTTTGTCAAAGCAGCAGTAGTACTTCCGTTACACCTTCTACTCAAAGTACGTGACAAAAAAAGTTTGGGTAGGTGGCTAATGGATTTTGCTTGGCGTACAGGACAATTTAAGGGTTGCATTCAGTATGGATACAACCCCTTTACACAACTCAATTTTGGATAA
- a CDS encoding methionine gamma-lyase family protein yields MNSLEQLRQAEQALLQIFSGIDTQVKQNLQRVLHSFRHHRVGAHHFAGVTGYGHDDLGRETLDKVFAEVMGAEAAVVRVQFVSGTHAIAAALFGVLRPGDEMLAVAGAPYDTLEEVIGLRGHSQGSLIEFGISYRQLDLTPEGTVDWQALSHAIGDRTRLVLIQRSCGYSWRSSLSIAEIEKIVHTVKQQNPNTICFVDNCYGEFIDTREPTHVGADLMAGSLIKNPGGTIATAGGYVAGHADLVEAAACRLTAPGIGSYGGATFDQNRLLFQGLFLAPQMVGEAMKGTHLTGYIFDKLGYPVNPAPLAPRRDVIQAIKLGSKEKLIAFCRAIQQHSPIGSYLDPEPAEMPGYESKVVMAGGTFIEGSTLEFSADGPLREPYIVYCQGGTHWTHIAIALEAAIEAVGVA; encoded by the coding sequence ATGAACAGCTTGGAACAGCTGCGGCAAGCAGAACAGGCACTGTTACAGATTTTTTCTGGAATTGACACTCAGGTCAAGCAAAATCTTCAACGAGTGTTACATTCTTTTCGCCATCACAGAGTTGGCGCACACCATTTTGCAGGTGTCACAGGATATGGACACGATGATTTGGGGCGAGAAACCTTAGATAAAGTCTTTGCCGAAGTCATGGGAGCTGAAGCTGCAGTAGTACGAGTGCAATTCGTTTCGGGAACTCACGCGATCGCAGCTGCCTTATTCGGTGTCCTTCGTCCTGGTGACGAAATGCTAGCGGTGGCAGGCGCACCCTACGACACATTAGAAGAAGTCATTGGTTTAAGAGGTCATAGTCAAGGCTCCCTGATCGAGTTTGGCATTAGCTACCGCCAATTGGATCTTACTCCAGAAGGAACAGTAGATTGGCAAGCTTTAAGCCATGCGATAGGCGATCGCACCCGTTTAGTATTAATTCAGCGCTCTTGTGGCTATTCTTGGCGTTCTAGTTTATCAATTGCTGAAATTGAAAAAATTGTTCACACAGTCAAACAGCAAAACCCCAACACCATTTGCTTTGTTGACAACTGCTACGGTGAATTCATCGATACTCGTGAACCCACCCACGTCGGTGCTGATTTGATGGCGGGTTCTTTGATCAAAAATCCAGGTGGAACCATTGCCACGGCTGGAGGTTACGTTGCCGGTCATGCTGACTTGGTAGAAGCTGCTGCTTGTCGTCTCACCGCTCCTGGTATAGGTAGTTATGGTGGTGCTACTTTTGACCAAAATCGCTTGCTTTTCCAAGGTTTATTTTTAGCGCCCCAGATGGTAGGGGAAGCGATGAAAGGCACTCATTTAACTGGTTACATTTTTGACAAACTTGGTTATCCAGTTAATCCCGCACCCCTCGCTCCTCGCCGCGATGTCATCCAGGCAATTAAACTCGGTTCCAAAGAAAAGCTCATTGCTTTTTGTCGGGCAATACAACAGCATTCTCCGATTGGTTCCTACCTAGATCCTGAACCGGCAGAAATGCCAGGGTATGAGAGCAAAGTAGTCATGGCTGGTGGGACATTTATTGAGGGTAGTACCCTAGAATTTTCAGCCGATGGCCCTTTGCGGGAACCGTATATTGTTTACTGCCAAGGCGGAACCCATTGGACTCATATAGCGATCGCCCTGGAAGCAGCAATAGAAGCGGTGGGGGTGGCTTAA
- a CDS encoding acyl-CoA desaturase produces the protein MTIATSTKPQIHWVNTLFFVGVHLGALLVLLPSNWNWKAVGVALLLYWITGGLGITLGFHRLVTHRSFQAPKWLEYFLVFCGTLACQGGPIEWIGTHRIHHLYSDQEKDPHDSNKGFWWSHMGWLIYKRDEDEAEIPRFTKDIADDPVYQFLDNNMIFIQIALGVVLLLLGGWSFVVWGIFARIVFVWHCTWLVNSATHKFGYRSHESGDNSTNCWWVALLVFGEGWHNNHHAYQYSARHGLEWWEIDLTWMTIQLLQVLGLATNVKLAEKK, from the coding sequence ATGACAATTGCTACCTCAACCAAACCTCAAATTCACTGGGTTAACACCCTATTCTTCGTTGGTGTGCATCTCGGAGCTTTGCTTGTCCTACTGCCTAGTAATTGGAACTGGAAAGCAGTAGGTGTGGCGCTACTTCTTTACTGGATTACCGGCGGCTTAGGTATTACCCTGGGATTTCATCGCCTTGTCACCCACCGCAGTTTTCAAGCTCCTAAGTGGTTGGAATATTTTCTCGTATTTTGTGGCACACTTGCTTGTCAGGGTGGGCCAATCGAGTGGATTGGTACACACCGTATACACCATCTGTACTCAGATCAAGAAAAAGATCCCCACGATTCCAATAAGGGCTTTTGGTGGAGCCACATGGGTTGGTTGATTTACAAAAGAGACGAAGATGAAGCAGAAATTCCTCGCTTTACTAAAGACATTGCCGACGACCCAGTTTATCAGTTTTTAGACAACAATATGATTTTCATCCAGATTGCTCTGGGTGTAGTACTGTTGCTTTTGGGTGGTTGGTCGTTTGTTGTTTGGGGAATTTTTGCCCGCATTGTTTTCGTTTGGCACTGCACTTGGTTGGTGAACAGTGCCACCCATAAATTTGGCTATCGCAGTCACGAATCTGGTGATAACTCAACTAACTGCTGGTGGGTAGCCCTACTCGTGTTTGGTGAGGGTTGGCACAATAATCACCATGCCTATCAATACTCGGCTCGCCACGGTTTGGAATGGTGGGAAATTGACCTCACCTGGATGACTATTCAATTGCTACAAGTACTTGGCCTGGCTACGAATGTCAAGCTGGCAGAGAAAAAGTAG
- a CDS encoding fatty acid desaturase, giving the protein MTTTTINTLKPANDLGTSNFQLKDIIKSLPKECFVKDRRKAWIGVLTNVLMVGLGYWSLAIAPWFLLPIAWIFTGTALTGFFVIGHDCGHRSFAKRRWVNDLVGHLIMMPLIYPFHSWRIQHNYHHAHTNELEEDNAWHPIRPKEYESWGKLSKWGFQLLMGKRLWWIASILHWVALHFDWTKFRSKDQSSVKLSVAVVLLFAVIAFPLMFATIGIWGFIKFWFIPWLVFHFWMSTFTLVHHTAPEIPFVESTKWNPALAQLSGTVHCDYPRWVEFLCHDINVHVPHHISTAIPSYNLRLAHRSLKENWGNYLYPECRFSWSLITKITDKCHLYTTNVGYQSFKDYHAAQSTASRSV; this is encoded by the coding sequence ATGACAACAACAACAATAAACACCCTAAAGCCAGCTAACGACCTTGGAACTTCCAACTTCCAGCTCAAAGATATTATCAAAAGCCTACCTAAAGAATGCTTTGTCAAGGATCGTCGCAAAGCTTGGATAGGAGTTCTGACTAATGTGTTAATGGTTGGCTTAGGCTATTGGAGTCTCGCTATTGCTCCTTGGTTTCTCTTGCCCATAGCCTGGATTTTTACTGGCACTGCCTTGACAGGTTTTTTTGTCATCGGCCATGATTGCGGTCATCGTTCGTTTGCTAAACGCCGTTGGGTAAACGATTTGGTGGGGCATTTAATAATGATGCCCTTAATTTATCCTTTCCATAGTTGGCGAATTCAGCATAATTATCACCATGCTCACACCAATGAATTGGAAGAAGACAACGCTTGGCATCCAATCAGACCAAAAGAATATGAAAGTTGGGGGAAACTCTCAAAGTGGGGTTTTCAGCTGCTCATGGGTAAGCGCTTATGGTGGATAGCCTCAATTTTACATTGGGTAGCTTTGCACTTTGATTGGACTAAATTCCGTAGTAAAGACCAATCCAGCGTTAAGCTGTCTGTAGCTGTAGTTTTGCTGTTTGCAGTCATAGCTTTCCCCTTAATGTTTGCCACTATTGGAATCTGGGGATTTATTAAATTTTGGTTTATTCCTTGGCTGGTTTTCCATTTCTGGATGAGTACTTTTACTTTGGTTCACCATACTGCTCCAGAGATTCCTTTTGTGGAATCAACAAAGTGGAATCCTGCTTTAGCACAATTGTCTGGCACAGTTCACTGCGATTACCCGCGCTGGGTAGAATTTCTTTGCCATGATATCAATGTCCACGTTCCTCATCATATTTCTACAGCCATTCCTTCTTATAATTTGCGGCTAGCTCATCGCAGCCTGAAAGAAAATTGGGGGAATTATCTATATCCTGAATGTCGATTTTCTTGGTCTTTAATCACAAAGATTACAGACAAGTGTCATCTATACACAACTAATGTTGGGTATCAATCCTTTAAGGATTATCATGCAGCGCAATCAACGGCTTCTCGTTCGGTTTGA